A single window of Channa argus isolate prfri chromosome 10, Channa argus male v1.0, whole genome shotgun sequence DNA harbors:
- the LOC137134269 gene encoding N-alpha-acetyltransferase 15, NatA auxiliary subunit-like isoform X1: protein MPTITLPPKENALFKRILRCYEHKQYRNGLKFCKQILGNPKFAEHGETLAMKGLTLNCLGKKEEAYELVRRGLRNDLRSHVCWHVYGLLQRSDKKYDEAIKCYRNALKWDKDNLQILRDLSLLQIQMRDLEGYRETRYQLLQLRPAQRASWIGYAVAYHLLEDFEMAAKIVEEFRKTQQTSPDKADYEYSELLLYQNQVLREAGLYKEALDHLNNYEKQICDKLAVEETRGELLLKLERPEEASEVYRRLQQRNPENWAYYKGLEKALKPGTAEEHLKIFEESWVKFPKGLVPRRLPLNFLTGEKFLECLDSYLRMNFSKGCPPVFTTLKSLYTDKEKVTIIEELVVGYETCLKSCRMFSENDDGKEEPPTTLLWVQYFLAQHFDFIGQTSVALEYINTAIDSTPTLIELFLIKAKIYKHAGNIKEAARWMDEAQALDTADRFINSKCAKYMLKAGLIKEAEEMCSKFTREGTSAVENLNEMQCMWFQTECALAYKALNKFGEALKKCHEIERHFVEITDDQFDFHTYCMRKMTLRSYVDLLKLEDVLRQHPFYYKAARTAIQIYLALHDKPLTDDNKESQADTENLTDKELKKLRNKQRRAQKKAQLEEEKKNAEKEKQLKNQKKKKEDDDEEIGGPKEELIPEKLAKPENPLEEAVKFLIPLKNLVRNKIETHLLAFEIYYRKEKYLLMLQSIKRAVVIEPSNPWLHQCLMRFFKKVSESADLAEVVKTVLKQEISRLFGESNPQSFNKNYLSQHSNSIPHRLAAAKMMVYLETSSDKMACEIATALDESLTGRSIQVCTDVLEALRDGQLGEGQQKAAEAYRAACNKIYPYSLAFMPPGYQDNSTTISANGDLSAGEHDDMANEM from the exons AGATGTTACGAGCACAAGCAGTACAGAAATGGGTTGAAGTTCTGCAAACAGATCCTGGGCAACCCAAAGTTTGCCGAACATGGAG AGACGCTGGCCATGAAGGGTTTGACTCTCAACTGTCTGGGCAAGAAGGAGGAAGCTTACGAGCTAGTGAGACGAGGCCTACGTAATGACCTCAGGAGCCACGTCT GCTGGCATGTGTATGGTCTACTGCAGCGATCTGACAAAAAGTACGATGAGGCCATTAAATGTTACCGCAACGCTCTAAAGTGGGACAAGGACAACCTGCAGATCCTGCGAGACCTATCCCTGCTGCAGATCCAGATGAGAGACCTGGAAGGATACAGG GAAACACGGTACCAGCTACTGCAGCTGCGTCCTGCCCAGCGGGCCTCATGGATTGGATATGCTGTGGCCTATCACCTGTTAGAGGACTTTGAGATGGCTGCCAAGATTGTGGAGGAATTCCGCAAAACACAACAG ACGTCTCCTGACAAGGCTGACTATGAATACAGTGAACTGCTGCTATATCAGAATCAGGTTCTGAGGGAGGCCGGGCTATATAAGGAGGCCCTCGATCACCTCAACAACTATGAAAAACAGATCTGTGACAAACTGGCTGTTGAGGAGACGAGAG gagaGTTGCTCCTGAAGCTAGAGAGACCCGAGGAGGCTTCAGAGGTCTACAGGAGACTCCAGCAGAGGAACCCAGAAAACTGGGCCTACTACAAGGGCCTGGAAAAGGCCCTAAAGCCAG GCACTGCAGAGGAGCATCTAAAGATTTTTGAGGAATCCTGGGTGAAGTTTCCTAAAGGCCTCGTTCCCCGGAGGCTGCCTCTTAATTTCCTCACAG GGGAGAAGTTTCTTGAATGTTTGGACAGCTACCTGAGGATGAACTTCAGTAAAGGCTGCCCACCCGTCTTCACGACCCTCAAATCCCTctacacagacaaagaaaag GTTACAATCATTGAAGAATTAGTAGTTGGGTATGAAACCTGTTTGAAAAGCTGTCGAATGTTTAGTGAAAATG ATGATGGGAAGGAAGAGCCCCCCACCACCCTGCTGTGGGTCCAGTATTTTCTGGCACAGCACTTTGACTTCATAGGCCAGACCAGCGTCGCCCTGGAGTATATCAACACAGCCATTGACAGCACACCCACACTCATCGAACTCTTCCTCATCAAGGCTAAGATCTACAAG CATGCAGGCAACATAAAGGAAGCAGCTCGCTGGATGGACGAGGCTCAGGCCCTGGATACGGCCGACCGCTTCATTAACTCCAAGTGTGCCAAGTACATGCTGAAGGCTGGCCTCATTAAAGAAGCAGAGGAGATGTGCTCCAAGTTCACACGG GAGGGGACGTCTGCAGTTGAGAACCTGAATGAGATGCAGTGCATGTGGTTCCAGACGGAATGTGCCTTGGCCTACAAGGCTTTGAATAAGTTTGGAGAGgccctaaaaaaatgccatgagATCGAGAGG CATTTTGTGGAGATCACAGATGATCAGTTCGACTTCCACACCTACTGTATGAGGAAGATGACGTTGCGTTCCTATGTGGACCTTCTGAAGCTGGAGGACGTCCTGAGGCAGCATCCATTCTACTACAAAGCTGCTCGAACCGCCATCCAGATCTACCTTGCCCTGCATGATAAGCCTCTGACTGACGACAACAAAGAAAGCCAGGCAGACACCG AAAACTTGACCGACAAGGAGCTTAAGAAGCTGCGCAACAAACAGCGAAGAGCCCAGAAGAAGGCACAGctagaagaggagaagaagaacgCTGAGAAGGAGAAGCAGCTCAAaaaccagaagaagaagaaagaggatgACGATGAAGAGATAGGAGGACCAAAAGAGGAGCTAATACCAGAAAAACTGGCCAAG CCAGAAAATCCGCTGGAGGAGGCAGTGAAGTTCTTGATCCCTCTAAAGAACCTGGTGCGCAACAAGATTGAAACACACCTCCTGGCCTTTGAGATCTACTACAGGAAAG AGAAGTACCTGTTGATGCTGCAGTCCATAAAGAGGGCTGTAGTCATAGAGCCTTCCAACCCATGGCTGCACCAGTGTCTGATGCGCTTCTTCAAAAAAG TGAGTGAGAGTGCAGACTTGGCAGAAGTGGTGAAGACTGTGTTGAAGCAGGAGATCTCCAGGCTCTTTGGAGAAAGCAACCCTCAAAGCTTCAACAAGAACTACCTGAGTCAACACTCCAACTCCATCCCACACCGGCTGgctg ctgctaAGATGATGGTCTATCTGGAGACTTCCTCTGATAAGATGGCGTGTGAGATTGCTACAGCCCTGGATGAGTCACTGACTGGAAGAAGTATCCAG GTGTGTACTGATGTGTTGGAGGCTTTGCGTGATGGGCAACTGGGCGAAGGTCAACAGAAAGCTGCTGAGGCCTACAGAGCCGCCTGCAATAAGATCTATCCCTACAGCTTGGCCTTCATGCCCCCAGGTTACCAAGACAACAGCACCACAATCAGTGCCAATGGGGACCTGTCAGCAGGAGAGCACGATGACATGGCAAACGAAATGTGA
- the LOC137134269 gene encoding N-alpha-acetyltransferase 15, NatA auxiliary subunit-like isoform X2, with product MKGLTLNCLGKKEEAYELVRRGLRNDLRSHVCWHVYGLLQRSDKKYDEAIKCYRNALKWDKDNLQILRDLSLLQIQMRDLEGYRETRYQLLQLRPAQRASWIGYAVAYHLLEDFEMAAKIVEEFRKTQQTSPDKADYEYSELLLYQNQVLREAGLYKEALDHLNNYEKQICDKLAVEETRGELLLKLERPEEASEVYRRLQQRNPENWAYYKGLEKALKPGTAEEHLKIFEESWVKFPKGLVPRRLPLNFLTGEKFLECLDSYLRMNFSKGCPPVFTTLKSLYTDKEKVTIIEELVVGYETCLKSCRMFSENDDGKEEPPTTLLWVQYFLAQHFDFIGQTSVALEYINTAIDSTPTLIELFLIKAKIYKHAGNIKEAARWMDEAQALDTADRFINSKCAKYMLKAGLIKEAEEMCSKFTREGTSAVENLNEMQCMWFQTECALAYKALNKFGEALKKCHEIERHFVEITDDQFDFHTYCMRKMTLRSYVDLLKLEDVLRQHPFYYKAARTAIQIYLALHDKPLTDDNKESQADTENLTDKELKKLRNKQRRAQKKAQLEEEKKNAEKEKQLKNQKKKKEDDDEEIGGPKEELIPEKLAKPENPLEEAVKFLIPLKNLVRNKIETHLLAFEIYYRKEKYLLMLQSIKRAVVIEPSNPWLHQCLMRFFKKVSESADLAEVVKTVLKQEISRLFGESNPQSFNKNYLSQHSNSIPHRLAAAKMMVYLETSSDKMACEIATALDESLTGRSIQVCTDVLEALRDGQLGEGQQKAAEAYRAACNKIYPYSLAFMPPGYQDNSTTISANGDLSAGEHDDMANEM from the exons ATGAAGGGTTTGACTCTCAACTGTCTGGGCAAGAAGGAGGAAGCTTACGAGCTAGTGAGACGAGGCCTACGTAATGACCTCAGGAGCCACGTCT GCTGGCATGTGTATGGTCTACTGCAGCGATCTGACAAAAAGTACGATGAGGCCATTAAATGTTACCGCAACGCTCTAAAGTGGGACAAGGACAACCTGCAGATCCTGCGAGACCTATCCCTGCTGCAGATCCAGATGAGAGACCTGGAAGGATACAGG GAAACACGGTACCAGCTACTGCAGCTGCGTCCTGCCCAGCGGGCCTCATGGATTGGATATGCTGTGGCCTATCACCTGTTAGAGGACTTTGAGATGGCTGCCAAGATTGTGGAGGAATTCCGCAAAACACAACAG ACGTCTCCTGACAAGGCTGACTATGAATACAGTGAACTGCTGCTATATCAGAATCAGGTTCTGAGGGAGGCCGGGCTATATAAGGAGGCCCTCGATCACCTCAACAACTATGAAAAACAGATCTGTGACAAACTGGCTGTTGAGGAGACGAGAG gagaGTTGCTCCTGAAGCTAGAGAGACCCGAGGAGGCTTCAGAGGTCTACAGGAGACTCCAGCAGAGGAACCCAGAAAACTGGGCCTACTACAAGGGCCTGGAAAAGGCCCTAAAGCCAG GCACTGCAGAGGAGCATCTAAAGATTTTTGAGGAATCCTGGGTGAAGTTTCCTAAAGGCCTCGTTCCCCGGAGGCTGCCTCTTAATTTCCTCACAG GGGAGAAGTTTCTTGAATGTTTGGACAGCTACCTGAGGATGAACTTCAGTAAAGGCTGCCCACCCGTCTTCACGACCCTCAAATCCCTctacacagacaaagaaaag GTTACAATCATTGAAGAATTAGTAGTTGGGTATGAAACCTGTTTGAAAAGCTGTCGAATGTTTAGTGAAAATG ATGATGGGAAGGAAGAGCCCCCCACCACCCTGCTGTGGGTCCAGTATTTTCTGGCACAGCACTTTGACTTCATAGGCCAGACCAGCGTCGCCCTGGAGTATATCAACACAGCCATTGACAGCACACCCACACTCATCGAACTCTTCCTCATCAAGGCTAAGATCTACAAG CATGCAGGCAACATAAAGGAAGCAGCTCGCTGGATGGACGAGGCTCAGGCCCTGGATACGGCCGACCGCTTCATTAACTCCAAGTGTGCCAAGTACATGCTGAAGGCTGGCCTCATTAAAGAAGCAGAGGAGATGTGCTCCAAGTTCACACGG GAGGGGACGTCTGCAGTTGAGAACCTGAATGAGATGCAGTGCATGTGGTTCCAGACGGAATGTGCCTTGGCCTACAAGGCTTTGAATAAGTTTGGAGAGgccctaaaaaaatgccatgagATCGAGAGG CATTTTGTGGAGATCACAGATGATCAGTTCGACTTCCACACCTACTGTATGAGGAAGATGACGTTGCGTTCCTATGTGGACCTTCTGAAGCTGGAGGACGTCCTGAGGCAGCATCCATTCTACTACAAAGCTGCTCGAACCGCCATCCAGATCTACCTTGCCCTGCATGATAAGCCTCTGACTGACGACAACAAAGAAAGCCAGGCAGACACCG AAAACTTGACCGACAAGGAGCTTAAGAAGCTGCGCAACAAACAGCGAAGAGCCCAGAAGAAGGCACAGctagaagaggagaagaagaacgCTGAGAAGGAGAAGCAGCTCAAaaaccagaagaagaagaaagaggatgACGATGAAGAGATAGGAGGACCAAAAGAGGAGCTAATACCAGAAAAACTGGCCAAG CCAGAAAATCCGCTGGAGGAGGCAGTGAAGTTCTTGATCCCTCTAAAGAACCTGGTGCGCAACAAGATTGAAACACACCTCCTGGCCTTTGAGATCTACTACAGGAAAG AGAAGTACCTGTTGATGCTGCAGTCCATAAAGAGGGCTGTAGTCATAGAGCCTTCCAACCCATGGCTGCACCAGTGTCTGATGCGCTTCTTCAAAAAAG TGAGTGAGAGTGCAGACTTGGCAGAAGTGGTGAAGACTGTGTTGAAGCAGGAGATCTCCAGGCTCTTTGGAGAAAGCAACCCTCAAAGCTTCAACAAGAACTACCTGAGTCAACACTCCAACTCCATCCCACACCGGCTGgctg ctgctaAGATGATGGTCTATCTGGAGACTTCCTCTGATAAGATGGCGTGTGAGATTGCTACAGCCCTGGATGAGTCACTGACTGGAAGAAGTATCCAG GTGTGTACTGATGTGTTGGAGGCTTTGCGTGATGGGCAACTGGGCGAAGGTCAACAGAAAGCTGCTGAGGCCTACAGAGCCGCCTGCAATAAGATCTATCCCTACAGCTTGGCCTTCATGCCCCCAGGTTACCAAGACAACAGCACCACAATCAGTGCCAATGGGGACCTGTCAGCAGGAGAGCACGATGACATGGCAAACGAAATGTGA